The sequence atttggttaagaaacaaaaaatttgatttaaaattttttacgcgtGCGTGAATTGCATGGCGCGTAAATTTCATAAACCAAAATGGCAACTGCAAGGTTATCGTCAAGttatttatcacttttaaaattaaataaacaattaaataggATTAAGTCTATTCATACAATTAGATCATTATCTTcttacaacaacaacaatgatgatgctaataatttaagtggtacgaaatcaaaatttttaacaccaggattttcaaataatttattagtgcCTCATAACCTTGATTGTTTGGTAACCAAACGGTGCAAGTCTACAAAAAGACAAAAACAATCtagtgtaattaattagttggttaattaaaaatatctatggtaaaataattggttttatttatatttatttgtttgttttaattagaaaaatgacGATGACAGTGACGATGAAGAGGAAGAAGTTGATGATGGGATTTCGTCACTGGTAGCTGgcaatagaaataataaaatagtggTGGCTAATGTGAATTCAATGAGAATTGATGCTGTAGTTAAAGCTGGGATGGGTATACCACGCAAGTAAGTActtttacttattaaaatgttaatataattattgatcttTAATTATATAGTATATTGAGTGACATgggatgaaacaaaacgatttcagaccaGGGTGACGTTGATTGACATCGTCCGTAGTttgaaatcgtgttttatccTGAGTCAAACACtagatttttcatgattacatGCATTGAAACTTACAGTTTCAGTGTCAGCAGCTAgtcagaaacaagttaatttaagaccaATTCATGCTTCATGTTTAGTCTGCTAATTATTACTTGTcatattattgatatatttatttttaattttttagtcaagCTGAAACTGCATTCTATGAAAGTAAATTACGTGTGAATGGTTACAAAGTGCTCAAAAAAGGTCACcaggtatttaaaaaaaaaatattacatcaatataaaaaatatttttattcaaagatGTACGAGCACGGtagcaaatattaaattaaagtccatttttttttacggaatatagttttaataattaggaATAAGGTAACAGACAAttagtcaaaaatatttaattaagttaGTAGAAGCAGTCAATAAGAGAGTATATCAAAAACCTTTTTCTTTACCAAGAACCAGCCAACGCCTGTCTGCACTCCGGTACCGAGCCCGTACGTCCTAAAGTTACTGATTTATTATAgacatttaattgatttattttagatcGGGCTTGAAGATGAAATAGATTATATTCACGGTCCAAGCCCAAGTAACcctgattttttattagtaacaCGTTTAACTGTATTGAGTGCTACCAATCAAGATGAAggatataaagtaaaattgctCCGTGAAAAATCTCtgacaattgaaaattacgATAATGTGAAATCTTCTTCTGAGGAATcataattttactataaatttatttaaaaatgtacaaAAATATACTACAATATTACTGTGTAATAGACAAATTAGCACTGGCTTCATTCAACATCATAATagactgtaaataaataattgaaattattaatatatgattatttataaattacctaTTAAATGATTAACTTACTTGATAAACAATTGATACGCCTTTGCTCGCAAgttccaataatttatttatcacttgatcgtaatttatattttgtataatttcctaaaaaatatcatttagtattattatcaaaCTTCAATAGATATacacgtatatatttatataagtgtttaattgttgaattaattgatacctgtaaaacagtatttttttcatcgccGCTCAAAAAAGGAACAAGTGCCGCCGCAAAATGAGGCTGCTTAGCCACAATGCAATACTTAATAATTGAACCAAACTGTAGTTTATCAATAATCGGACAAACGTGTAATAGTCTCAATGCTTCGATACAGTTATCAATACTTTCAGAACTTTGATCGAGTTTATTAAAAGGGTCATTGATTACTATTTGCCACGCTGCAACGTAACCAGAGTAGTTGACAATGCAATCAATAGACCCgagtttcaataaattttttttcaattcttggACGAGTGAGTATTTGACCATGTACTCTAACGCAGTATTGAGAAAACTGTGATCCTCAATTTCGTAATCTAGATACAATTGAGGAATCAGTCCTAGTGCACGTGGTGTACTGTACTGACTATTAACCAGTATCTGTACAAGTTTTTGTTTAGAACACGAatcaaaattactaatactGTAAGACAATCCAAGTCTTTCTAACTCCGTTAAATACTGCAGAGACTTCATGTACTGATTAACACGCTGGGGATCCCGTTTTGCGTATTCCGCTAGCGCTGACTCATCCTTGATAGACTGAAGCACCCTCAGAGCACGAAAACGCATACCTGGTCCATAAAGATTTGTATAGTCCTCATCTTTAGCCTCTATAAGACTGATATTGAGTAGATAATTTGCGTAATTCTCGGAATTATCTGATCCGACGAGGTAGCAAGCTCGCAGTAAATTGTCATCAGTTGTAAAAGTGTCACAAGCAGCATTGCTTGAcagaattgaaaaatcattGAACATATTAATGGTATCATTTGCCTTGTTGTCGAAAACTTCTGGCTGCAGCCATTCATGCAGCAATGCAAGACGTATTTTCATCAAGTTCAATGTGAATATATTTCCTAATGATGTTACTGCTGAGTTTATGTCCGGTCGGTTTTTAATTACTCCTTTGTAACGAGCTGGTATAGTCTCATCATTATACAACTCTCGAACTAGCTTTTCTGGATTCTCAaccaaatttaaatacttatcttGTCCCAATCCATGGGTGTACAATATATGCTTCGATGTATACTTGAAATATCTGTCCTTTATTTTATGCagctaaaattaaataatttattagttttttaaggGAGCTGTAGACTGGGGAGTTTACCTTATAGTGattaatacaattaattttttagaattaccTTAAATTTCATGGAATCATCTGGAGTTATTGGATCATCAGCTTGTTGCTGCCAGTTCTGTGCATACAAATAACATTCTCTAGCAGCAGCAACTCTGTCAGCACCAGGAGGCATGTAATTAACGACATGATACCAAGCTGCCGCTCCAATTTCATGTTTCTGTTGAATGCAATTATTAATGCATTTCTTTATTTCTTGAAGTAATGCACCGTTGCGTAAATGTATTGACCATTCATTGTGACTAGAAGTCTTGTGATTATTAGCATTTGTGGGATTATGAGGCCAAGCTTCAGCAACAGCTCCTTTAACTGCCAATGAACCTATACagtaattagttattttaagAACTGGCGCTATTTCTaaccacttttcatatgttttcaaatttaattcctgtgttatttgtattaatttgGAAAGCGATATTTTAGGCAAATATGGAAACCGCCATTGAGCAATTACTGGCAATGATTGATCCTCTTGTGAATAATTCAACCATTCTTCACGTTCAACGTCAGTTGGTGAACTCGCGCGAATGTAATCTTTCAAAAAACAcaagtaactttttaactcAAAGTCTTTTTCTTCGGCAAGATCcagcaacaaaataaatatttcatagtgataaaaattaacacgTGATTTCAATTTCTCCAAGTGAGTCTTTATATCAAATGGATTATTGCTATCAagctcttttattttaatcatcaaatttttacagACACTCTCAAGTTCTTTTATATCAGTTTCGtctaatttaataactttctttCCATCTTTTCCAGTGATAAGACTGTATTTTGGTTGCCAAGACAGCAGCAGAACTTCCAAGTACATGAAGTAACAGTCTTTCAAATCAAACCCAAAGTTATGACAAAAGTCTTCGAGTATTCTGATAACATCCGGTTTCTTAGACTTCATAATTCGCATCATAATGGTACGTTTGCCATCAATATTGCTCTGTAATACTTCCGATGCGGAGATACCATAATTTCCAAGTATTTCTGCCCAGCAGTGAATAATTCTTTtgctataaaatatatcaccATGAGTGTCATCTTTAACTAAACGACAGTACTCATAACCCAAGTCCTGAATAACTCGATCGCGGGATGGATCTGTTTGAAAGGATTTTGAAATAGACACCAGTATTTTAAAAGCATCCTCCTgggaaagtaaaaataaacatgcTAGCCCTAGATGAATATCAAATGATCTGttacttattagtttttttagtaACATATAAATACAGTGTTTCATTACTGATTGGATTTCATTTACAGCTTTTTCACTAGCAGGCTGATAAGAACACAACTCTGTCTggattatcaaaaatatctttAGCAACGCGTAATCATGATGCTCGCTCTGAATAGCTTTAACTTTATGAAACAAACTCTTGGTCAAGTATCCAATAACTTCTGGATCTACATCTGAATTTGTaccattattttcataaatatttttgtaatgacGACAGATATCAAAGGCGTCTTTCAAAAGAGGCAACAGAATATTTCCCGGTGAAAAAGAAGCATCTGTATAAATAGTATACAATTTTAATGACGGAGTTTGTAAACCAGTTTCTATTTTTTCAGCACCAACTGCTTCATTGTAAGCATCGATACGATTCgctagatataaattttccattaaattatttattttttctgtcgTGTGAATCAGAGTTGACGagcatgaattttttaaacaaatagcCAGCTGAGAATTATCATCGagattaatcaataatttcgaGCAGATTCTAATTATGTATTCATTTTCATCAGGATCGGGAGAAACTGATGCATTATTCAGCCGATCgatgatataatttttcagaGTCTGTGAAGGAGATGTCTGCTGAAGGACTTCATAGAGTCCAAAGAACTTCGGCAGCTCCAGTAAACTACTTACTCTTTCAACACACCTGCAAATATTTACCCAATCCACTCTGTCTTCTTCGTACGaactaacaattaattttatgtaattgcgtattattttttctttccgcaAACAATAGTCTTgctgattaatattaatgtcaaACTCTTTATACAgccgataaatatttttcaatatcttcAACGTTTGATAAGAATCATCTAATTCAATTAACTTACTCTTCATAGTGACGATTAACacttctttaaatttattttccaaagtATTTAGTACTTCCATATAATGTTCTAATGATTTATCAAccttattca comes from Microplitis demolitor isolate Queensland-Clemson2020A chromosome 8, iyMicDemo2.1a, whole genome shotgun sequence and encodes:
- the LOC103573104 gene encoding mitochondrial transcription rescue factor 1, with translation MATARLSSSYLSLLKLNKQLNRIKSIHTIRSLSSYNNNNDDANNLSGTKSKFLTPGFSNNLLVPHNLDCLVTKRCKSTKRQKQSSKNDDDSDDEEEEVDDGISSLVAGNRNNKIVVANVNSMRIDAVVKAGMGIPRNQAETAFYESKLRVNGYKVLKKGHQIGLEDEIDYIHGPSPSNPDFLLVTRLTVLSATNQDEGYKVKLLREKSLTIENYDNVKSSSEES
- the LOC103573105 gene encoding kinetochore-associated protein 1, whose protein sequence is MWTKISSGFDAEDETINFGTRNFAETAGSIYETWTLAVIQPDIEVVKDPKVAAAIFYTRLCVSVDNSITIFDDLSCNNVLSSIGFDSSVTSYCLSKDSKFLFVSVEPAELHCFNLTETGQQIFCLDLHRHFKCNRIIKVCLEEQNDNVNVIIVTSVGKIYRINNFNQADVVSDGDIDKFIKTIIVLPQQTSRIEYAAFRESNESSVKSLVTLGDDVYLFPKGVSCPLKSLPYQYIKAQFFDNYSGMICLRADKSLSVVHLKTLIGKKVWSGPVVDFVTLQETDSNHMLVLMDSEPSATLTSLHLMSFPDFQIIFTMTVPRTTYLIDIIGGKSIDSLIIIEGIKNSSNLVSSIRVKAIGESLPEYRLQRLLKQQRFDEAREFARKFKLNCECIFQAQLSVLMNQLRPQLDQNDTVELDSFISILDQIKDIKYIYECCSKALTRDYQDTKRLYIYTKKRIFDCINSSSTKSINEDVSYLLHEVSDVLKKLETFECIQRVRYKNNHDKLPDINEWNKFSRSDLLQECIKYLSLGELHAAALIWTRHISSIAPKIIKGTVEHILEIIPGHLGPDDLWPWLHQFVPSVTSFIPSSLPEIIQWGYKKTKSLEKSHRDQWPSIGLQFTEGLVDLLRFEEYKVCFQLHQQYTNKNSQFHRLMTLMQAVSDLLDLKTHYKVVLPLNTYLSNPIDVITLLLNKIHIDEIPGLINNFLNQYMVNHSLKNDEILSTYIQNTLKNSKQWWIGDKAPWDKRLAVVINYIHNIQNRLQQTLEVLKKAPVPWSDALTALADQSYTYNHPLVSDIFTESNNVTIKLILKKYGFAHIGCNYNLYNNIIKQNRASMIEDLFELTKTDNDLRQKVIFNCLNYHLSRGNIERFMEIIDGLDDDLLLNCCKDIVDMVKVKLNLNKVDKSLEHYMEVLNTLENKFKEVLIVTMKSKLIELDDSYQTLKILKNIYRLYKEFDININQQDYCLRKEKIIRNYIKLIVSSYEEDRVDWVNICRCVERVSSLLELPKFFGLYEVLQQTSPSQTLKNYIIDRLNNASVSPDPDENEYIIRICSKLLINLDDNSQLAICLKNSCSSTLIHTTEKINNLMENLYLANRIDAYNEAVGAEKIETGLQTPSLKLYTIYTDASFSPGNILLPLLKDAFDICRHYKNIYENNGTNSDVDPEVIGYLTKSLFHKVKAIQSEHHDYALLKIFLIIQTELCSYQPASEKAVNEIQSVMKHCIYMLLKKLISNRSFDIHLGLACLFLLSQEDAFKILVSISKSFQTDPSRDRVIQDLGYEYCRLVKDDTHGDIFYSKRIIHCWAEILGNYGISASEVLQSNIDGKRTIMMRIMKSKKPDVIRILEDFCHNFGFDLKDCYFMYLEVLLLSWQPKYSLITGKDGKKVIKLDETDIKELESVCKNLMIKIKELDSNNPFDIKTHLEKLKSRVNFYHYEIFILLLDLAEEKDFELKSYLCFLKDYIRASSPTDVEREEWLNYSQEDQSLPVIAQWRFPYLPKISLSKLIQITQELNLKTYEKWLEIAPVLKITNYCIGSLAVKGAVAEAWPHNPTNANNHKTSSHNEWSIHLRNGALLQEIKKCINNCIQQKHEIGAAAWYHVVNYMPPGADRVAAARECYLYAQNWQQQADDPITPDDSMKFKLHKIKDRYFKYTSKHILYTHGLGQDKYLNLVENPEKLVRELYNDETIPARYKGVIKNRPDINSAVTSLGNIFTLNLMKIRLALLHEWLQPEVFDNKANDTINMFNDFSILSSNAACDTFTTDDNLLRACYLVGSDNSENYANYLLNISLIEAKDEDYTNLYGPGMRFRALRVLQSIKDESALAEYAKRDPQRVNQYMKSLQYLTELERLGLSYSISNFDSCSKQKLVQILVNSQYSTPRALGLIPQLYLDYEIEDHSFLNTALEYMVKYSLVQELKKNLLKLGSIDCIVNYSGYVAAWQIVINDPFNKLDQSSESIDNCIEALRLLHVCPIIDKLQFGSIIKYCIVAKQPHFAAALVPFLSGDEKNTVLQEIIQNINYDQVINKLLELASKGVSIVYQSIMMLNEASANLSITQ